One Pseudoliparis swirei isolate HS2019 ecotype Mariana Trench chromosome 4, NWPU_hadal_v1, whole genome shotgun sequence genomic window carries:
- the selenos gene encoding selenoprotein S, translating into MDDVEITDVEEENSPFLVEKAPLDNQDLSSVSLLVGELLSQYGWYLLVGTVVVYLLIQYLSKRISSRSSSSSPEQTLQDAALVAKRQEGMEASRMKMQQELDAKAVIFKEKQRQQEEEKRRQKIELWESMQPGRSFKSGKTSRTTEEADSSTTASKPKSDKKPLRSEDYNPLTGQGGSSCAWRPGRRAPSSGG; encoded by the exons ATGGACGATGTGGAGATCACAGATGTCGAAGAAGAAAACTCGCCTTTTCTGGTGGAGAAGGCACCCCTCGACAACCAGGATCTGAGTTCCGTGAGCCTGCTTG TAGGAGAGCTTCTGTCCCAGTATGGATGGTACCTGCTGGTTGGGACTGTTGTCGTCTACCTGCTCATCCAGTATCTGAGCAAGAGGATATCCAGCAGGAGCTCCAGCAGCTCACCCGAACAAACACTGCAAG ATGCAGCGTTGGTGGCAAAAAGACAAGAAGGCATGGAAGCTTCTCGCATGAAGATGCAACAGGAGCTTGATGCCAAAGCTGTAATCTTCAAAGAGAAGCAAAGACAG caagaagaagagaagaggaggcagaAAATCGAGCTATGGGAGAGTATGCAACCGGGAAGAAGTTTTAAAAGCGGCAAAACGTCTCGG ACCACCGAAGAGGCCGACTCATCAACGACCGCGTCCAAACCAAAGTCGGACAAGAAGCCACTTCGCAGTGAGG ACTACAACCCCTTGACCGGACAGGGAGGAAGCTCCTGCGCCTGGAGGCCTGGCAGGAGAGCGCCGTCATCTGGTGGATGA
- the LOC130192232 gene encoding intestinal mucin-like protein — MNADADVNVCLLQRTETIAPDGCCRVCIPKGQSCNVSTTTVYLENQGCHAKERVNVTSCNGACRTYAYYSTKMGSLQHTCSCCQEEATSERKVQLTCADKTEITYTYIHIDSCACHKTECSVGSEMSNVKSHRRRR, encoded by the exons ATGAATGCTGATgctgatgtgaatgtgtgtctccTACAGAGAACAGAGACCATAGCTCCAGACGGATGCTGCCGTGTCT GTATTCCAAAGGGTCAGTCATGCAACGTATCCACCACGACCGTGTACCTGGAGAACCAGGGCTGCCACGCCAAAGAACGGGTCAATGTGACGTCCTGTAATGGAGCATGTCGCACCTACGCCTA CTACTCTACCAAGATGGGATCCCTGCAGCACACCTGCTCCTGCTGCCAGGAGGAGGCTACATCTGAGAGGAAGGTCCAGCTCACTTGCGCTGACAAAACGGAGATTACCTACACCTACATCCACATCGACTCCTGCGCGTGCCACAAGACGGAATGTTCTGTCGGCAGCGAGATGTCAAACGTCAAGTCACATCGACGCAGGAGATGA
- the snrpa1 gene encoding U2 small nuclear ribonucleoprotein A' translates to MVKLSAELIEQAAQYTNPVRDRELDLRGYKIPVLENLGATLDQFDTIDFSDNEVRKLDGFPLLKRLKTLLMNNNRICRIGENLEHCLHSLTELVLTNNNIQELGDLDPLATVKTLSLLSLLRNPVTNKKHYRLYVINKIPQIRVLDFQKVKLKERQEAEKMFKGKRGAQLAKDIARKTKTFTPGVAAQLEKKKTGPSQADVEAIKNAIANASSLAEVERLKGMLQAGQIPGRELRQDPAEEEEEEEEEEEEEEEQQQQQQVEEDTAHMDGGSVEEMNKGQQQQQQQEEEEEEEDEDMEQEPHVNGS, encoded by the exons ATGGTGAAATTATCTGCGGAGCTGATTGAGCAAGCTGCTCAGTATACTAACCCAGTGAGAGACAGGGAGTTGGATTTACGAG GTTATAAAATTCCAGTGCTTGAAAATCTTGGAGCGACTCTGGACCAGTTTGACACTATTGACTTCTCTGATAATGAAGTCCGAAAACTGGACGGATTTCCTCTGCTCAAAAGACTGAAAACATTGCTTATGAACAACAACAGGATATG TCGCATAGGTGAGAATCTGGAGCACTGTCTGCATAGTCTGACAGAACTGGTtctcacaaacaacaacattcagGAGCTG GGTGACTTGGACCCGCTGGCCACAGTAAAGACGTTGAGCCTTCTCAG CTTGCTAAGGAATCCAGTCACAAACAAGAAGCATTACAGGCTCTATGTCATCAACAAAATCCCACAGATCCGTGTGCTCGACTTCCAGAAGGTCAAACTTAAG GAACGCCAGGAGGCAGAGAAAATGTTCAAAGGCAAACGAGGTGCTCAGCTTGCAAAGGATATTGCCAGGAAAACCAAAAC ATTCACTCCTGGAGTGGCAGCACagcttgagaagaagaagacgggcCCGTCTCAAGCCGATGTGGAAGCCATCAAG AATGCCATCGCTAATGCTTCGTCGTTGGCCGAGGTGGAGAGGTTGAAAGGGATGCTGCAGGCTGGTCAGATCCCAGGACGAGAGCTGAGACAAG AtccagctgaggaggaggaggaggaggaagaggaggaggaggaggaggaggagcagcagcagcagcagcaagtaGAGGAAGACACTGCACATATGGATGGAGGTTCTGTAGAGGAGATGAATAagggtcaacaacaacaacaacaacaggaggaggaggaagaggaggaggatgaagacatggaaCAAGAGCCACATGTTAATGGCTCCTGA